One segment of Flavobacteriales bacterium DNA contains the following:
- a CDS encoding SWIB/MDM2 domain-containing protein codes for MRALTPSAVLAEVVGNKAMPRTEIVKKIWDYIKKNKLQDQKNKRMINADAKLKAVFGGKGQISMFELAKVVSKHVK; via the coding sequence ATGCGTGCTCTTACTCCAAGCGCAGTTTTAGCTGAAGTTGTAGGTAACAAGGCTATGCCGCGTACCGAAATCGTTAAGAAGATTTGGGATTACATTAAGAAGAACAAACTTCAAGACCAAAAGAACAAGCGTATGATCAATGCTGATGCTAAGCTTAAAGCTGTATTCGGCGGAAAAGGTCAAATCTCTATGTTCGAACTTGCGAAAGTTGTTTCTAAGCACGTTAAGTAA